A window of the Butyricimonas virosa genome harbors these coding sequences:
- a CDS encoding TlpA disulfide reductase family protein, which yields MKIIDCIVLGVACLACTPSDCYTLQGILPENSKATEVYLLSGEGKGADTLAKSMVREDRTFTLKGKAENRLLYLNMGNYGGRVYFYSEPGEYQLKKIGNNYLVETGREGMQSRLNAHLEKIEKNSMERFDLQKRIAETSDKGDLESLGRENERLWKQGNNLLLDMVTDFSGSSVAAMLVQDNMWIISYDFKLFTRAVKVMGDRPDSEIKKEIMEKYEAAKQKQLTGKAPDFTLPNLKGKNVKLSDYKGKHLLIDFWASWCKPCRMKIKELKKEYDRLQELGIEVIAISCDKKKEDWLKAVEEDQPMWEQLRVDQEINGSDTADDYKVEFLPTLYLISPDGMVLETNPGIEEIEYVVKNNK from the coding sequence ATGAAAATTATAGATTGTATTGTCTTGGGTGTGGCGTGCCTAGCATGTACACCTTCGGATTGTTATACCCTTCAGGGTATCCTGCCCGAAAATAGTAAAGCCACTGAAGTTTATTTACTCTCGGGGGAAGGGAAAGGTGCTGATACCCTTGCAAAAAGTATGGTACGAGAGGATCGTACTTTTACGTTAAAAGGTAAGGCGGAGAATCGTTTGCTTTATTTAAATATGGGAAACTATGGTGGAAGAGTTTATTTTTATTCAGAACCCGGAGAATACCAGTTGAAAAAGATAGGTAATAACTATTTGGTCGAGACTGGGCGGGAAGGAATGCAATCCCGGTTAAACGCTCATCTCGAAAAGATCGAGAAGAACTCGATGGAAAGATTCGATTTACAAAAACGAATAGCTGAAACAAGTGACAAAGGGGATTTAGAGTCATTGGGACGAGAAAATGAACGATTATGGAAACAAGGGAACAATCTGCTATTGGATATGGTAACTGATTTCAGTGGTAGTTCCGTGGCGGCCATGTTGGTACAGGATAATATGTGGATAATCAGTTATGATTTTAAATTATTCACACGGGCTGTAAAAGTGATGGGTGATAGGCCTGATTCGGAAATAAAAAAGGAGATCATGGAAAAATATGAGGCGGCAAAACAAAAACAATTAACGGGTAAAGCCCCGGATTTTACTTTGCCGAATCTAAAGGGGAAAAACGTAAAATTGTCGGATTACAAGGGGAAACATTTATTAATTGACTTTTGGGCTTCTTGGTGTAAACCATGTCGCATGAAGATTAAGGAGTTGAAAAAAGAATACGATCGTCTGCAAGAATTAGGGATTGAAGTGATTGCTATTTCCTGTGACAAGAAAAAGGAGGATTGGTTAAAAGCCGTGGAAGAGGATCAACCTATGTGGGAACAATTACGTGTTGATCAGGAGATAAACGGAAGTGATACTGCCGATGATTATAAGGTAGAATTTTTGCCTACTCTATACTTGATTTCTCCAGATGGGATGGTTTTGGAGACTAATCCGGGAATCGAGGAAATTGAGTATGTTGTAAAAAATAATAAATGA